Below is a genomic region from Desulfobaccales bacterium.
GGGGCAGGGGTCTGCGACCCCTGGCACCTTCCCCCAAAGACACATTTTAGCAGGGGTGCCCGGCCGGGGCCGAAAGAAAAACGCCCCGGCAGGCCGGGGCGGGATATGGGGTGTAGAGGGCGGGGCCGGCCGGTCCTCCCGGCCCGCCCCGGGAAAGGGAGATTAATCCATCTCCTGCATCTTCTTGTTGCAGCAGTCCGGCACCGGGGCGTCAGCGGGCACGGATTTGAAGGTGTTGCACTGAATGCAGACGTAAGTCTTGTTTTCCTGCTGGGCCTCGCACTTGTGGGTGCTGCTGGCACAACCGCACGAACAACCGCTCATGTACATCCTCCTGTGGTGGTTTTGGAAAAGTCCTGGTTATTACTTACTCCGCGCCGGCGGGCAGGGGCCGCTCGTACTGCTCCTCCACCGTCCAGCCCTTGGCCACCAGGTCGGCCAGAGGGGGCGGGTCGTAGCCGGCGTAGTAATCCCGGTTGCCATGGGTGTCCACCATGTGCACCTCCACCACGGTGTCATCTTTGCGCACCCGGTAGCCCCAGGCGTAGTTGTCGGTGGAGGAGGGGCAGGTGGCCTTGCCTTCGAAGACCAGGGTGTTTTTGTCCGCCTTGACCTTGGAGAAGGTGAAGCAGCAGTCCTGGCCGCCGCCGCCGCAGCCGCACTTGCCCCGGCGGAAAGCAAAGCCGTCCACCTCATAGCCGCCAGGGATTTTGTTGATCAGCGCCATTAAAGTGGCTCCTCTTTAAAATTTCTTATTCAATATTAATTATTCAACCGCCCCTGGCAACCCCCCTGGCGGATTTTTTTCGCCATGGGCGCCGAAGGGCCCGCCTGGCGGGGTTTATCTGCTCAAAGGCCCGAGGAGACAAAAAGAGTCTAAATTCATTTGACGACGCCCGGCGTCCGAATTATTTTTATGTGATAAATTATTGACAGGGGAAAGTCGGAGTCCGGCTTCCCCAGGGATTCCCGGGAGGTGCCGATTTAAGCCCGGCACCGCTCTTTGGCGCGCCTGCCATGAGGGGGTGAGCCCATGGAGAGACCGCCTCGGGATGGGACCAAACGGTGGCCAAGATTACCTCGCCTGCACCTGACGGCCGGTGGACGGCGCTCATCAAGCGCCTGGCCTGGCCCATCATCATCGTCAGCCTGATCCTCACCGGGCTGTCGGTTTACTATTCCCTCACCCACCTGCACTTTTCCCTCAGCCGCACCGAGCTGGTGGCCAGCGACCTGCATCTCATCCGCCTCACCCAGGAGCTGGAGCGGGAATTCGGGGAGCGGGACCAGTTCGTGGTGGTGGTGGAAAACCGGGACAAAGCCCAATCCATCGCCTTTGCCGAAGCGCTGGCGGCCCGGCTGCGCCAGCATCAGGTCCGTTTTCCGGAAATCTTCTATCGCGTCGATCCCCAGCCTTTTCGAAAATGGGCCCTGCAGTATCTGGACCGCCCGGACCTGCAGGAGCTTAAGACCAAGCTCACCGAGCACCGGCATATCTTGGAGGCCATCGCCGCCGAGCCCACCCTGACCCGGTTCTTCCAGGAAGTGAACCAGGAAATCACCCGGGCCATGATCAGCGAGGTCTTCACCTCCTTCCTGGAGGAGAAGGAGGAGGAGCCCATCCCGGATCTCACCCTGTTCAACGCCACCCTGCGGGAGCTGGAGCGCAGCCTCACCGGCCAAGGGGCGTACCGCACCCCCTTAAAGACCCTGCTCCCCGGGGACCTGGGGGATATCAGCCAGGAAGGCTACTTTTTCACTGACAACGACAAGTATCTCCTCTTTCTGGTGACCACCCGGCAGGACGGCTTCACCAATACCCATGAGGACTTGGAGTTTCTGCGCGCTGAGGTGGCGGCGGTCAAGGCCCAGTTCCCCGACGCCGTGGTGGGGGTCACCGGGCCCGCGGCCCTGTCTGCGGATGAAATGGCGGGGGCCTTCGCCGACATCAACCTGGCCTCCTGGCTCTCCTTCTTCCTCCAGGTGGCCGTCATGGTGCTCTTCTTCCGGAGCCTTAAAAGGCCCCTGGTGCAGGGCATCGTCCTGGCGGTGGGCATCGCCTGGACCATGGGGGTGGCCACCCTGGTGGTGGGCCGCCTCAACATCCTGTCCATCGTCTTTGCCCCCCTGATGCTGGGCATCTGTGTGGATTTCGGCATCCACTGGTATTCCCGCCTGGAGGAGGAGCAGGGGAGCCTGCCGTATTGCCATGATCTGATCTTCGAGCGCACCGTCAAGGGCGCCAATCCGGGGAACTTTTACGCCGCCTTGGCGGCCCTGTTCTCCATCCTGCCCCTGGCCTTCACCGGCTTTCAGGGGTTGGCGGAGCTGGGTATCATCGTCTCTTTGGGGATTCTGGTCTATCTAGTGGCCATCTTTGTGCTGCTCCCCGCCCTGGCCTATGTCACCGAAGGCTGCCGGCGTCGCCAGGACCGCACCGAACCCCCGCCCCCCTCCGCCCCGGAGCCGTTTTTCTCTTTGAACTGGGCCAAGCCGGAAGTGGTGGTCGCCTTAGGGCTGATCGTCACCGTTTTGGGAAGCATCAGCCTCTGGTACGTGCCCTTCGACCTCAACCCCTTACGCCTGCAGAACCAGCGCACCGAATCGGTGGTCTGGGAGATGAAGATCCTGCAGGAGTCCCGCTACTCCAGCTCGTATGGCACCATGGTCTCCACCGACCTGGCGGACCTGCCCCGGAAGGTGGAGGAGCTGAAGGCCAAGCCCACGGTCTCCCATGTGGAGTCCATCCTTTCCTTTTTGCCCAAGGAGCCGGAGAGCAAACTCCCCCTCATCCAGGAGCTGGCCCCCATCCTCACCCGGGTGAGCTTTGCCCCGGAGGCGGTGAGCGACCGGCCGGTGGACCTGACGGAGCTGGGCGCAATCCTGGGCCGCATCCGCTTCAAACTCAGCCAGGCCAAGGAGAGCGACTGGAAGCCCGAGGCCAAGCCTGCCCAGGAGCAACTGGATGAGGCCAACCTGCTCCTGGCCCGGCTGGTGCCCCTCATTCAGGCCGGCGGTCCGGACCTCCCCGCCCGGGCCCTGGATTTTCAGCGGCATCTCTTCGCCGACTTCCGGGACAAGTGGGACCTCCTGGTGAGCAATCTGGGCTCCGGCACCCCCACCATCGCCGACCTGCCCCAGGCGGTACGGCAGCGCTTCGTCAGCCCCCAGAACCACTATCTCATCCGCATCTTCCCGTCCATCGACATCTGGGACCCTGAACCTTTGGGCCGCTTCGTGGCCGACCTCCAGAGCGTGGATCCCAATGTGGTGGGTGATCCGGTGCTGCTCTACGTCTTCAATTTCGCCTTTAAAAACGCCTGTTTGTGGGCCGCGGGGGTGGCTCTGCTGGCCATCTTCTTGTTGCTTTGGTTTCTCCTCCGGAGTCTCAGCTTTGCCCTGCTGGCCCTCATCCCCCTGTTTGTGGGCACGGCCCTCACTCTTTGCCTCATGTGGCTTCTGGGCCTGACCTTCAATCAGGCCAATGTGCTCTTTTTGCCCTTGATCCTGGGGGAAGGCATCGAATACGGCATCATCATCCTGGTGCGCTGGAAGCTGGAGGCTTCTGCCCGGGCCATCACCCTGCCCCGCAGCACCGCCAAGGGTGTGGCCCTGGCCGCCCTCACCACCGCCTTCGGGTTCGGGAGCATGATGATTTCCGGGCACCGTGGGACCTTCAGCCTGGGCCTCCTTTCCACCGTAGGCAGCTTGAGCGTCCTGGTGGCGGCCCTGACGGTCCTGCCGGCTTTCTTGCGGGTCCTGGAGCGGGTGCTGGTGCCGAGGCCGGTGCCTTGCCCCCGGGCCTTGGCCTCCACAGACGATTAATGTTGAGGAGAAGGAAATGACCATGAAATTTCGGGGGAAAACCCTGCTCATCGCCCTGCTGGTCCTGGCTGTGGCCCTGCCCGCCTGGGCCGGCCCGCCCACCGACTACGTCCGGGGTATTCTGGAGGAGGTCATCCGCATCCAGAACGACCCGGCCATGGAAAAGACCCGGGCCGAGGCCATCCGCCGCATCATCCAGAAAAACTTTGACTTCCCCCGCATGGCCCAGGACTCCCTGGGAGCCGCCTACGGCCGCCTGAGTCCCGGCCAGCGCCAGGAGTTTGAGCGCCTCTTCGCCGCCCTCTTTCAAGATTCTTACACCCGCCTGGTGCTCAATTTCCTGAAGCGGGAAACCGTCACCTACCACCGGGAGACCGTGGAGGGCAACCGGGCCAAGGTCTTCACCACCCTGGTGCGCACCAACGAGACCATCCCGGTGGATTACCTCATGCACACCCGCAGCAGCTCTTTTGTTCTCTATGACGTCATCGTGGACGGGGTGAGCATCCTGGACAACTACAAGCGCCAGTTTGCCCAGGTGATCAGCACCAAGTCCTTCGATTTTCTCCTGGAGCGGATGCGCACCCAGTACAAGGCCATCCAGTGAGGCTCCCGGGCTCAAGGCGTTCCCTGTGAGTCCCCCTCAGATTCAGGCCCGGTGACCGGAAAATCCCTTTCCGGCGC
It encodes:
- a CDS encoding MMPL family transporter; protein product: MAKITSPAPDGRWTALIKRLAWPIIIVSLILTGLSVYYSLTHLHFSLSRTELVASDLHLIRLTQELEREFGERDQFVVVVENRDKAQSIAFAEALAARLRQHQVRFPEIFYRVDPQPFRKWALQYLDRPDLQELKTKLTEHRHILEAIAAEPTLTRFFQEVNQEITRAMISEVFTSFLEEKEEEPIPDLTLFNATLRELERSLTGQGAYRTPLKTLLPGDLGDISQEGYFFTDNDKYLLFLVTTRQDGFTNTHEDLEFLRAEVAAVKAQFPDAVVGVTGPAALSADEMAGAFADINLASWLSFFLQVAVMVLFFRSLKRPLVQGIVLAVGIAWTMGVATLVVGRLNILSIVFAPLMLGICVDFGIHWYSRLEEEQGSLPYCHDLIFERTVKGANPGNFYAALAALFSILPLAFTGFQGLAELGIIVSLGILVYLVAIFVLLPALAYVTEGCRRRQDRTEPPPPSAPEPFFSLNWAKPEVVVALGLIVTVLGSISLWYVPFDLNPLRLQNQRTESVVWEMKILQESRYSSSYGTMVSTDLADLPRKVEELKAKPTVSHVESILSFLPKEPESKLPLIQELAPILTRVSFAPEAVSDRPVDLTELGAILGRIRFKLSQAKESDWKPEAKPAQEQLDEANLLLARLVPLIQAGGPDLPARALDFQRHLFADFRDKWDLLVSNLGSGTPTIADLPQAVRQRFVSPQNHYLIRIFPSIDIWDPEPLGRFVADLQSVDPNVVGDPVLLYVFNFAFKNACLWAAGVALLAIFLLLWFLLRSLSFALLALIPLFVGTALTLCLMWLLGLTFNQANVLFLPLILGEGIEYGIIILVRWKLEASARAITLPRSTAKGVALAALTTAFGFGSMMISGHRGTFSLGLLSTVGSLSVLVAALTVLPAFLRVLERVLVPRPVPCPRALASTDD
- a CDS encoding ABC transporter substrate-binding protein, yielding MTMKFRGKTLLIALLVLAVALPAWAGPPTDYVRGILEEVIRIQNDPAMEKTRAEAIRRIIQKNFDFPRMAQDSLGAAYGRLSPGQRQEFERLFAALFQDSYTRLVLNFLKRETVTYHRETVEGNRAKVFTTLVRTNETIPVDYLMHTRSSSFVLYDVIVDGVSILDNYKRQFAQVISTKSFDFLLERMRTQYKAIQ